In Monodelphis domestica isolate mMonDom1 chromosome 4, mMonDom1.pri, whole genome shotgun sequence, one DNA window encodes the following:
- the NECAP2 gene encoding adaptin ear-binding coat-associated protein 2 isoform X2 produces the protein MEWAAADNSKRADGLHQTGGQNFRGQSSAAQEDSHPPFTGELFAQAPVEQFPSIAVESVTDSSRYFVIRIEDESGRRAFIGVGFGDRGDAFDFNVALQDHFKWVKQQCEFAKQAQNPTPGPKLDLSFKEGQTIKLSIANIKKKEGAAGNTKSRPSSSAGMSLLPPPPPPGGKTSHLLPTREHLTVGVAQSQSAIATSTDATLSWPQPTTTLAATADVWGDFAKASGSSSGQTQQGSNWVQF, from the exons AGGGCAATCCTCGGCAGCTCAGGAGGACTCTCACCCTCCCTTTACAG GGGAGCTCTTTGCCCAGGCACCTGTGGAGCAGTTTCCCAGCATTGCCGTGGAGAGTGTGACAGATTCCAGTAGATACTTCGTTATCCGGATTGAGGATGAAAGTG GGCGTCGAGCATTTATTGGTGTTGGCTTTGGCGACAGAGGGGATGCCTTTGATTTCAATGTTGCGCTACAGGACCATTTCAA aTGGGTGAAACAGCAATGTGAGTTTGCCAAACAAGCCCAGAACCCGACTCCTGGCCCCAAATTAGACCTGAGCTTCAAGGAGGGCCAGACCATCAAGCTCAGCATTGCG AAtataaagaagaaggaaggagcagCTGGAAATACCAAATCCCGGCCATCCAGCAGTGCAGGAATGAGcctgctgcctcctcctcctccccctgggGGCAAAACTTCTCATCTCCTTCCCACTAGGGAGCACTTAACTGTAGGAGTGGCCCAGTCCCAGTCAGCTATTGCCACAAGTACAG ATGCTACTTTATCCTGGCCACAGCCCACCACCACCCTTGCAGCAACAGCCGATGTCTGGGGTGACTTTGCCAAAGCCTCAGG GTCATCTTCAGGCCAGACTCAGCAGGGCTCAAACTGGGTCCAGTTCTAA